CTGACCGCATGACAAAGATACGACAGAAGGTCGAGGGGATCATCCAGGATGCCCAGGTCCGTCGTACTCTACACCAGTGACGACATATTCCTGCAGATCAAGCAAAGGCTTGCAGAGCTGTTCGCGCCTGAAAAAATAAAACCCTACACGTGCTCCCGTGCTCACGCGTCAGAAACAGGCGCGCGGCGCGTAAGGATTACCGAGCTCGTATCCTATAGCCTCGCCCCGATCATTGATGATGTCGTCGGCAAAGGCCAGGCCCTGATCGTTTCCGCGGCAGACAGGGACGTGTGCGGCGCATCGTACGAGGATCTTCTGCAAAACGCCGACCGCTTTCGGCGGGAGGCGCTTCTGCAATTTTCTTCTCCTACTATCGTGGGCCTCGGCGGTTACCTTGTTTCATTCCCTGTTTTGCCCCTGATGCTCAGCCATTATGTCCACACATGGAACATGCTTGCCGGGTTCAAGATCACTCGGGTACCCGAACTGCTTGAGCACGTCAAAATGAAAGAATTCAAAGTATCCTACGTGCGTTCGGAGCACGGCCCCGGTTTCCAGGGGTGGGTTGCGCTGGAGATGGAGAAGGGCAGATCGGAAGAGGAGATCCAACTGTTCAACACCCTCATCGATTTCGCATTTTACTGCGGAACAGGCCTTTACACGGATGAAGGCCTCGGTCAGACGCGAAGAGCCCAACGCGAGGCCAACAAACGGTACAAACCCTAGGACCCCGAGCAAAAGAGTTTTGCGCGAAAGTGCGCACGTGGTGACAAGTCGGATTCAAAAATAGAGCGAGGCGCTCAAGCCGTGGCGAACGCAGGCGTACTAAAAGTACGTCGGAGAGAGACAGGGCGCAACACCCACGCCACAGGTTGGGTACCCGGAAGCTGTATGCATGAAAGCGACTTGTCCCCGTTTGACAAACAGCGTTTGGTGGCATACAATCGGCGTTGGTCAGGAGGTGCCCATGTTCAGAGGTTATAAGCTTTTCTTTCTGTACATCACAATAGTGGCGGCGCTCACACTCTCTGCCTGCTCGACGCATACCTATACACAGCAGGTCGTGCCATTCAAGTTGCCGATGGCCTATCCCAATGTTACCGTGGCGGGAGGCGCTGATATTGCGGCCAAGGCGTATGATGACCCTGACGAGGCATCAAAGGCATTCGATTTTAATATGATCGGCAGTGGCGTTCTTCCTGTGCAGATAATCTTTGACAACAAGGGTACGCATGCACTTGAGATTGTTCCGTCCCAGACATTTCTTGTGGACGCAACCGGTAATTTATGGCCCATACTCGATCAGAACATGGCCTACGACAGGATTCAGAAGAAGACTGAGATGAGCAAAGTGCTGCCGGGAGCAGCCAAGGGGGGCGTCCTCGGGGCTGCGGCAGGTGCCGTGCTGGGCGCAGCTATCGGGATTGTTACCAGAACAAACGTGGGCAGCGCAGCGGGTATGGGGGCTGCGGTGGGCGGCGCAATCGGCGGAGTGGCCGGCGGTACCAAGGGAGCGATGGATACCGACCCTCAGGTCAGGATCAGAGAAGACCTGAATAGAAGAAGCCTTGAGAACCGCCCCGTAAGGCCCAGCGAGATAGCGTACGGTTTCGTCTTTTTTCCGGCTGAAGCAACAAAGGCGAAAGAGTTGAGATTACAGGTAAGGGAAGTGGACACAGGGGTCAGGCACACGCTCATCATGGCCTTTTGAAGGAAAGTACGAAGCATAATCTCAACCATAAGGTTCGCAATACTCAACACCTGCCGCATTTCGGCCTGAACAACAAGACCCCGGCAGGTGTTGACTTTTTTTTTGAGTAGTGAATATCATATTCCGCTGTTAGCCATTCCGGATTACAAATGAGGAGAAAACCTGGCTGATCCTTTTCTTATCGGAGGGAAGTTTATGAGCAAAACGAGATCATATCGCCTGTTTATGCTGGTAGCCCTGGTAGCCTCAGGCCTGATTCTTTCGGGGTGGGCATCAATGGCTGCCGAGACCAAGAAGAAGGAAGATGTGGAGAATCGACCGGAGAGGTCGATCCAGATGTCTGCGGAATTCCCGGGAGTCCAGGTTCCGCCGGGACAGACCGTCACCATGAATCTCATCTTCGACAACAAGGGGCGCACTAATGAGAACGTGGACGTCTCAATCCTTTCTGTACCGAAAGGATGGAAAGCGCGACTCAAGACCGATCAGTACACGGTCACCGGGGTTTCGGTGCCGTGGGGCGAGCAAAAGACTATTGCCTTTGAGGCGGAGCCGGACAAAACGGTGAAGACAGGTGACTACACGTTTGATGTTCAGGCCAGGACGAAAGACGGGCAGTTTAAGATGGATCAGTCGATTCTTGTCAAGGTGAGAGAGCGGCAGGGAGGAGCGGAAACCCGTGGAGTACGCCTGACCACGTCCTATCCTGTGCTCCGCGGGCCTTCAGACGCCAGCTTCGAGTTCTCGGTGGATGTTGAAAGCAAGCTCGACCGGGACGCGGTGTTTGACCTGTCTGCACAGACGCCCGAAGGCTGGGAAGTGAATTTCAAGCCTGCGTATGAGACCAAATACATTACCAGCCTGCGCCTGAAGGCCAATTCGAGTCAGACTGTGGCAATCCAGGTGAAGCCTGCGATGAACTCCAAGGCGGGCGAATACCCGATCACCATGAGGGTCGCTTCCGGTGACGCAAGAGCAGAAGCCAAGCTGATGGTAGCGCTCACAGGGACGTATTCCGTCGATGCGGGCACCCCCAGCGGCCTCCTCACGCTTGACGCACGACAGGGCAAGCCTTCAGTCGTGTCGATCTTTGTCAAGAACACGGGATCTGCCCCCTTGCAGGAAATCAAGTTTATGTCCTTCAAGCCGGAGAACTGGAAAGTGGAATTCAAGCCGGAGAAGCTCCCCACCCTTGAGCCTAATGAGCTGAAACAGGTGGAGGTCACCATCACGCCTTACGAGGAAGCTCTGGTGGGAGACTACTCCGTGGGTATTGGCATAAGCACAGAGAAAGCATCCAAGAACCTTGAGTTTCGTGTAACGGTTAAAGCGTCAACTGCCTGGGGATGGATCGGCATCGGCATTATCGTGCTCGTGGTGCTCGGCCTCACAGGGCTCTTTCACTGGCTCGGCAGGCGGTAACAATGCAGGACACGATACGGGACATGATGCAGTCCATGGCTGATGAGCAACAGGTCATCATAGAGACGGAGGAGCTTACCAAGGCCTACAAGACGCAGGTGGCCGTGGATCATGTCTCCTTCAAGGTCATGCAGGGAGAGGTGTTCGGTTTCCTCGGTCCGAACGGCGCGGGAAAGACCACGACCATCCTTATGCTGCTCGGGCTCACAGAGCCTACGGGCGGACGCGTGCGGGTCCTGGGCGTCGATCCTACGAGAGACTCGATCAAGGTCAAGGGCATGGTCGGCTACATGCCGGAAAACATGGGCTTCTACGGGGACCTCGATGCAGTGCAGTCGCTCCGCTATGTTGCCGAGCTGAACAATATCCCGAGAGACGTGGCAGAGGGGCGCATTGAAGCCGCGCTCAACACTGTGGGGCTCCGGGACGAAACCAAGAAAAAGGTAGCCGCTTATTCACGCGGCATGAGGCAGCGCCTGGGTCTCGCGGAGCTGATCGTCAAAGAACCGAAGCTGGCGTTTCTCGATGAGCCCACGCTGGGGCTGGACCCGGATGCCACAAACCGGATGATGGATCTCATCGAAAGCCTCTCTTCTGAAAAGGGTATGACGATTGTTCTATGCTCCCACTTCCTCCACATGGTGCAGAGGCTCTGCCGCCGCGTCGGCATAATGATCAAGGGCAAGATGGTGGGGCAAGGCTCCATGGATCGGCTGGCTCAGGAGAAACTGGGCCTCGGCGCAGAGGAGTACACGCTGGAAGAGCTCTACATGAAGTACTTTCAGGAGACATAACGTGCAAGGCTGGAAACCCATATTCAAGAAAGAACTGGCGGACCATTTCTCCAGTTACCGCTTCATCATCCTTTTTTCGTTGATCACCATGGTCAGCCTGATCATCGCGTACATGGTGGGCGTCACGATCAAACAGGAACTCGAAGGAGTGGCCAAGCCCAAGTTTATCTTCCTGATGCTCTTTATCTCCAGGGGCGTTGTCTTCTCTCTCGTGCAGTTCGTTGCCTTTTTCGGGCCGCTGATAGGACTCGTGCTGGGATTTGATGCAATCAACAGGGAACGTAACGAGGGTACGCTGAGCAAGCTGCTCTCCCAGCCTATTTACCGTGACGCAGTCATCAACGGCAAGTTTCTCGCGGGTGTTGTTACCATCAGCATTATCATGACATCCATCCTTCTGCTTATTACAGGCATGGGGCTGAAAGTGGTGGGCGTTGTTCCTGGAGCGGAAGAGCTCTGGCGCATCTTCCTCTATCTTATCGTGAGTATCGTCTACATTTCCTTTTGGCTGGGCGTTTCCATCCTCTTTTCCATCATCTTCAGAAGCATCGCTACGTC
The sequence above is drawn from the Syntrophorhabdales bacterium genome and encodes:
- the cas6 gene encoding CRISPR system precrRNA processing endoribonuclease RAMP protein Cas6, with the translated sequence MPRSVVLYTSDDIFLQIKQRLAELFAPEKIKPYTCSRAHASETGARRVRITELVSYSLAPIIDDVVGKGQALIVSAADRDVCGASYEDLLQNADRFRREALLQFSSPTIVGLGGYLVSFPVLPLMLSHYVHTWNMLAGFKITRVPELLEHVKMKEFKVSYVRSEHGPGFQGWVALEMEKGRSEEEIQLFNTLIDFAFYCGTGLYTDEGLGQTRRAQREANKRYKP
- a CDS encoding NEW3 domain-containing protein, translated to MSKTRSYRLFMLVALVASGLILSGWASMAAETKKKEDVENRPERSIQMSAEFPGVQVPPGQTVTMNLIFDNKGRTNENVDVSILSVPKGWKARLKTDQYTVTGVSVPWGEQKTIAFEAEPDKTVKTGDYTFDVQARTKDGQFKMDQSILVKVRERQGGAETRGVRLTTSYPVLRGPSDASFEFSVDVESKLDRDAVFDLSAQTPEGWEVNFKPAYETKYITSLRLKANSSQTVAIQVKPAMNSKAGEYPITMRVASGDARAEAKLMVALTGTYSVDAGTPSGLLTLDARQGKPSVVSIFVKNTGSAPLQEIKFMSFKPENWKVEFKPEKLPTLEPNELKQVEVTITPYEEALVGDYSVGIGISTEKASKNLEFRVTVKASTAWGWIGIGIIVLVVLGLTGLFHWLGRR
- a CDS encoding ABC transporter ATP-binding protein — its product is MQDTIRDMMQSMADEQQVIIETEELTKAYKTQVAVDHVSFKVMQGEVFGFLGPNGAGKTTTILMLLGLTEPTGGRVRVLGVDPTRDSIKVKGMVGYMPENMGFYGDLDAVQSLRYVAELNNIPRDVAEGRIEAALNTVGLRDETKKKVAAYSRGMRQRLGLAELIVKEPKLAFLDEPTLGLDPDATNRMMDLIESLSSEKGMTIVLCSHFLHMVQRLCRRVGIMIKGKMVGQGSMDRLAQEKLGLGAEEYTLEELYMKYFQET
- a CDS encoding ABC transporter permease subunit — translated: MQGWKPIFKKELADHFSSYRFIILFSLITMVSLIIAYMVGVTIKQELEGVAKPKFIFLMLFISRGVVFSLVQFVAFFGPLIGLVLGFDAINRERNEGTLSKLLSQPIYRDAVINGKFLAGVVTISIIMTSILLLITGMGLKVVGVVPGAEELWRIFLYLIVSIVYISFWLGVSILFSIIFRSIATSALASLALWIFFSFFVSMGASVVANAAVPDASQSNPEALIRNAKIQRAISL